The region GACAGAAGATTATGCATCAGATATTCAGCATAATTATGCTTTAACAGCAGAGGAACATTATTTTAGAATAGGATATGCATTTGACGGAAAAATATTCAAACGTTCAGTCACAATTATCAATACAGCTGAATTAGAAAAAGCAAAATTGCAAGCCGAAAATTTTGAGAAAAAGTATGGTTCTTCAAAACTGACTCAATTGTATGTTTTGAAATATCATTTCCCAAAAACGATAAAATCGATTTCCAATTCAAAAGCTATAATCAATTCAGATAAAAAATCTTTAACATTAGAATTTAAATTGTCGGATTGTTTACGTGATCCGGAAATAACAAATTTGGAAGTAGTTTTGGAATAGAATAAAAAGAAAGTCGAAAAACCCAGCATCTTATCAACTTACAATCTTAGAATCTCAGAACCTAAAAAACTTCGTATCTTTGATGAAAAATTGTACTCTTATGAAATTATATAAATTACTTAGTTTTTCTTTTTTAATCGCAACTTTAACGAGTTGTACTTTTACCGAAAACATTACAATCAATGAAAACGGAACAGGAAAATTTTCTGTAGATATGGATGGTTCTGCTCTGATGGAAATGGCTGGTGATCAAATTGGAAGCCAAATGGGAGCTGATGCCAAAAAAGATATCGATTCTACTTTTACTTTCAAACAACTATTTGAAGAGAAAAAAGACAGTATTGCCAAAATGACACCCGAAGCTCAAAAAGAATTGAAAAAACTGGAGAATTTTGTGGTTACGACTAAAATGAGTGCAGAGAAAAAACAGTTTTTAATGACAATGGCCACTGATTTTAAAAATGTAAACGAACTACAGGATATTCTACAAACGGCGAGTACGCTTCAAAAGTTAGAAGGAGGAGCTAATGCCGGGCCGTTAGGAAGTGGTTTTGGTAATAACAACAGTAAACTAAGTTATACTTACGACGGAAAGAAATTTACGAGAAAAGCCGTAATTGATAAGCAAAAACTAGCTGAGATCAAAAAAGATTCAACGGCAGATATGTCTAAAATGATGTTTGCTTCGTCTAATTATGTTATCAAATATAATTTCCCTAAAAAGATCAAGAAAGTCTCTAATCCAAATGCATTGTTTAGTGACGATCGAAAATCAATTACAATTCAATATTCTTTTACGGATTATATGGAGAATCCAGACAAACTTAACTTCGATGTTGAGTTTGAAAAATAATTAAAATGAACAAAAAAATCCAACTTCAGGATCTGGGCAATAAAGATTATAAATCAACCTGGGAATATCAGGAAGACCTTTTCAAAGATATAGTCGATTTAAAAATCAGGAACAGAAGAGAAGAACTTGATCTGCCAACTCCAAATTATTTATTGTTTGTAGAGCATCCGCATGTTTATACTTTGGGCAAAAGCGGCGATTTTGAGAATCTGTTATTAAACGAAAAACAGCTCGAAGCCAAAGGAGCAACTTTTTATAAAATCAATCGTGGTGGCGATATTACGTATCACGGACCAGGACAAATTGTAGGTTATCCTATTCTTGATTTGGAAAATTTCTTTACAGATATTCATAAATACTTACGTCTATTGGAAGAATCTATTATTCTGACTTTGGCAGAATACGGTTTAGAATCGGGCAGAAGCGAAGGAGAAACAGGAGTCTGGTTAGGTGTTGGAACTCCGTTTGCACGTAAAATATGCGCTATGGGAGTTCGTGCTTCACGCTGGGTAACCATGCACGGGTTTGCTTTAAATGTCAATGTAGATTTAGGTTATTTTGATAATATAATTCCTTGCGGAATTCGAGGAAAAGGCGTAACATCTTTAAACGTCGAACTTGGAGTAGAAAAGGTAGATGAAGAAGAAGTAAAATCTAAAATTGTCAAACATTTTACTGAGCTTTTCGAAGCAGAATTTGTTTAAAAAATGCCAATAAAGAATTAACCCGTTTCAGATAAACATTTGAAACGGGTTTTTATTTTGAAAAATAAGACTGTTTCCGTGATAAGGATGACATTGTTGATGATGTAATTCTAAAATTATTTTTAGACAGAAAGCGGTTTTTTATGAAAATGTATTCAAAATAAGCAAAAAACATTTTACAAAAGGTAAGATTTTGAGAGGTTGGCAAATTACATAAAGAAGCCGGTTTTATCCTGTATTTACGTTATATTTGACTTTGTTGATTTGTATTTCTAATTATTTAATGAAAATGCTTATGAGAAAAATTTACTTACTCTGTTTCCTTTTTTTACTTAACGGTCTTTCTGCTCAAAAGAAAGATAAATTATATCCAATTACGATTTATGAAAAAGTCTGGTCAGAAAAGAATAGTGAAACTCGATTAAAACTTATAAAATCAATTTGGCTGGAAGACAGCACTTTTGAAGATCCATCTGCATCTGTAAAAGGAATTACAGCATTCAATAATGTTATCAATGAATTCTACAAAAAAAATCCTGATGTTGTTTTGACTTCGGGTTCAAAAGTTATTAAAGATAATTATGTGACCTGGGAATGGAAAATTACCGATTCAAAAAGTAATGTTATTATGACCGGACGTGATTTTGCCAGGTTAAACGGTAAAGGTCAGGTAAGTAAAATAATAGGTTTCTGGGATAAAGAGGTAAGCGTGTCTGAAGCCGATAATTTGAAAAAGCTGGAATCGGATAATTTTAATGTTGTGGCACAATATTTTGAATGCCTTTTTAAAACAAAAGATTTCATTAAAATGTCAACATTAATTGAAGACGGAGCTGTTTACAATCAGGCAGAAGGACTTCCATATGGTGGTACTTACAAAGGATTTAGCGAATGGACAAAAATGTTTACAAAATCAGCCGAATTTTCTAGTTTTGAAATAGAAAAAGAGCCGGTTTATTTTAGTGATGCTTCTAAAAATGAAGTGATTATTTATTTCACAATAAAAAGCACTGCGAAAAAATCCGGAAAAAGCATTTCGATGCCAATTTCAGAACATTTTGATTTAAAGAATGGGAAAATTGTCGCGATAAGAGCATTTTATTTTGATACCAAACAGTTTGCAGAATTCTTAAAGAGTAGAAAATAATATTGAGATTTTAAATGAAAAAAAGACCTTTTAAAGGTCTTTTTTTATTCGAAGAAATTAAGTTCCAGTTGTTCAGGTAAAAGTCTAAAACTCATTCGGTGGTATTTTGTAGTGCCATACTTTTTAATGGCTTCACGATGTTCTTTAGTTGGATAACCTTTATTTTTTTTCCAATTATACATCGGGAATTCCTCATGAATTTGATCCATATATTCGTCTCGATACGTTTTAGCCAAAACAGAAGCGGCTGCAATGCTCAGATATTTTCCGTCACCTTTTATAATACTCTGGTTTGGGATTGATTTTAACAATGCAATTTCATCATCAGAAAATTGTTTGCCAAATGTATTTTTGAGTCCCAGCTTAGCATTTAAGGATCGGTTTCCGTCTACAATAATAAATTCGGGAACGTGTTTGAGTTTTAAAATACATTCCTGCATGCCTTTCATTGAGGCATTTAGAATGTTTATTTCGTCTATTTCATCTGGAAATAAATGAGTTACTGAATAACATAAAGCTTGTTCTTCTATTACTGGTCTTAAAAGCGCTCTTGTTTTTTCAGACAATTGTTTACTGTCATTTAAAATTATATTCTCAAAATTTTCAGGAAGGATTATGGCTGCAGCAGTAACAGGACCTGCAAGACATCCTCTGCCGGCTTCATCTGTTCCGGTTTCTAAAACAAATCCTGAGTAATTTTTTTCGAGCATTTTTTTAATTTTTAAATAACAAATTAGATGAAATTTTCAGCAAAAATATTCGTTTTGACACTGTAAGACAAGGCAATTGTATAAAATGAACTGTTTTTTTATTTATTTGTTTTTATAATTTACCTTTGCTTAGCAAATTTTGTCAAATAAATTTATACAAAGCCATCAAATGAGAATATTCATTTTTTTATATCTATTAGTTGTACCAACTTTATTGTTTTCTCAAGTAAAACCAGCTCCTAAAAATAATTTAGATATGAATACGGAATATTCAAGTATAACGGATACCGTAAAAAAGAAAAAAGCTAAGATTGCAACTATAGATCAATATAAAATTGTAACGCTTGAACACGATACAATTTATGCAGATACTTCGCTTACTCTTAAAAGCGCTTACAGACAAAATCATCTTAGAAAAGATCTGTTTGGTTATCAGGAATTTTCAAATATTGGACAGCCTTTAAATACTTTGCAGTATAGTTTAACGAGTTTTTCTCCATATCCTGAAATTGGTTTTAACGGAAAACATTTTAATTATTTGCAGGCAGATCAAATTAGATATTATTCTGCAGCTACACCTTTTACAGAGTTGTTTTTCAATACAACAATTAATAAAGGTCAAAATGTTGATTCGTTCATTACGTTGAACGTTTCTAAAAATCTTAACTTTTCGATTGCTTATAGAGGTTTGAGGTCTGAGGGTGATTATATTAACCAATTAGTTAGTGCAGGTAATTTCAGGTTTACAACCAGTTATGCTACAACCAGCCGACGTTATTCCTTAAACGCTCATTATACCTTTCAGGATATAATGAACGAAGAAAATGGCGGTATTACGAATGATAATAATTTTGAAAGTGATAATAAAGACTATAAAAACCGACAAAGATTGCAGGTGTATTTAACCGATGCGGAATCTATGTTAAAGGGAAGAAGAATCTTTTTTGATCATGCATTTAGAATAAATCCAACCGATGGAAGTAATAATCTGTATGTAACACATCAGCTTAATTATGAGAATAAAAGTTACGAGTATAAACAACCTACAGTGCTTTCTACGGTAACAGATGATAATAATGTGAGCACCAGAGTGCAACGTTTTGGTGATTCGTATGCGTCCAGTAGTATAAATGATCAGACCAAGTATGAAAGACTTTATAATAAAGCGGGACTTACTTACGAAAATTCTTTATTAGGAAAGTTTAACTTTTTTATAGACGATTACAGATCCAATTATACCTACGAACGAATTATTATTCGTAATGACGGAACAGCTGTGCCGGGAAACTTATTTCTACAGTTTAATAATGTAGGCGGACAATACGAATATCAAAAAAATAAATGGAACGGTAGGTTTTTGTATTCAAGATCGATTACGAATCAGTCATTATCTGATTTAGATGCAAAGTTGAGGTATAATTTAAACGATGATATTAAATTTGATTTTAGATATCGTAATATCAATAAACTGCCAAATAATAATTATAATTTATACCAAAGCAGTTGGGTAGAATACAACTGGTCAAATGATTTTAAAAACGAAAAAATAAATTCTCTTAGTGCTGAGATTCAGACTCCCTGGTTAACAGGACAAGTACAATATACGGTTCTTAAAGATCATTTATATTTTGCTGATGCTGCTACAGATGTGCAAAAAGCATCAAATATTCAAATTGTAAATCCATTTCAATATGCAAACGTGATTAATTATTTGGAAATTAAAGCAAGCCGCGAATTTAAATTTGGACCATTTGCATTAGACAATACACTTTTGTATCAGAAAGTAGATCAGTCCGATTTGATTTTAAATGTTCCTGATTTTGTAACAAGAAATACGTTTTACTATTCTGGCTACTTTTTTAAGAAGGCATTATATTTACAGACAGGGCTTGTATTTAATTATCTTACTAAATATTACGGAGATGATTATAATCCTGTTATTGCTGAATTCTTTGTGCAGCAGGATAAAAAGATTGGCGGTTTTGCAACATTCGATTTTTTCGTAAATGCAAGAATTCGTCAAACGAGATTTTATTTAAAAGCGGAACATTTCAATGCTGCTTTTACACAAAGTAATTATTATGCGACGCCTAATAATCCTTATCGTGATTTTGTGTTGCGTTTTGGTTTAGTTTGGAATTTCTTCCAATAAAAAGACTTACTTTATTTTAAACCACTTATTAAAACTTAAATAAAAATGGACTTTTCAAATAACATTTTAGAAACAATTGGTAACACACCATTGGTAAAACTCAACAAAATTGTTGCTGAAATTGATGCGTTGGTATTGGCAAAAGTCGAAACTTTTAATCCTGGTAATTCTGTAAAGGACAGAATGGCCGTAAAAATGATTGAAGATGCGGAGGCTGATGGAAGATTAAAACCAGGAGGAACTATCATTGAAGGAACTTCCGGAAATACAGGAATGGGACTTGCTCTTGTTGCTATTGTTAAAGGGTATAAACTGATTTGTGTTATCTCAGATAAGCAGTCAAAAGAAAAAATGGATATTCTTCGTGCTGTTGGAGCAAAAGTTGTGGTTTGCCCTACAGATGTGGAACCAACCGATCCCCGATCTTATTATTCGGTTTCAAAACGTTTAGCCGAAGAAACACCAAATTCATGGTATGTAAACCAATATGATAATATGTCAAATTCCTTGGCACATTACGAACAGACAGGGCCGGAAATCTGGAAACAGACAGATGGTAAAATAACTCACTTTGTTGTAGGTGTTGGAACGGGAGGAACTATTTCGGGAGTTGGGAAATATTTAAAAGAAAAAAATCCAAATATTAAAATTTGGGGAATTGATACATATGGTTCTGTTTTTAAAAAGTATCATGAAACCGGAATTTTTGATGAAAACGAAATCTATTCTTATATAACAGAAGGAATTGGTGAAGATATTTTACCTAAAAATGTTGACTTTTCTTTAATTGACGGTTTTACAAAAGTGACCGATAAAGATGCTGCTGTTTACACAAGAAAAATTGCACTGGAAGAAGCCATTTTTGTTGGAAATTCTGCTGGAGCTTGTATAAAAGGTTTATTACAGTTAAAAGAGCATTTTAAACCTGATGATGTTGTGGTGGTTTTATTCCATGATTCCGGAAGCCGTTATGTAGGTAAAATGTTTAATGATGACTGGATGCGTGAACGTGGATTCCTGGAAGAAAACGTTACCAAAGCAGAAGATGTTATTAAAGATCATATTGACAAGGAATTAATTGTTGTTCGTACAGAAGAATTGGTTTCGCATGCAATTGAGCGTATGCGTAAATATAAAATTTCTCAAATTCCGGTTGTAGATATTAATGGTTTTGTAGGCTCTGTAGACGAAACAGACTTATTTAGAAGTTATGTTGCAGATAAAAACGTGGCCGAAAAACCAATAAAAGATGTAATGGGAAAACCTTTTCCAATTGTAAAATTAGGAACTCCAATCGAAGAAGTATCAAAGCTTTTTACCAAAGAAAATGATGCTGTTTTGGTTGATCTAGGAAACGGACATCATCACATTATTACAAAATATGATATTATTGGCTCAATAAAATAAGCTTTTACAAATAAATTTTATCCATAAATCTTGTTACTTTAGTAATTAGATTTATGGATTTTTCTTTTAAAAACACAAAATGAATTTTACTGCTATAGACTTTGAAACGGCTACGGGATATCATCCGTGTTCTGTAGGAATTGTGACGGTTCAAAACGGAATCATTGTCGACGAATTTGTAACGTTAATAAAACCGCCAAATAACGAATACAATCCGTTCACAACTCGTGTACATGGAATTTATCCTAAGGATACTGTTAATTCTAAATCCTTTTTTCAGATTTATCCTGAGATTGAAAAGCGATTAAAAAACCGTGTTGTTGTTGCTCATAATGAAAGTTTTGACCGCAATGTTTTAATGAAATCAATGTTGCTTCATGGTTTGAATTATGAAGATCTTAATATTGCTTCGCAATGGGAATGCACTGTTAAAATATATAAAGCGAAAGGAGTAAAACCAACCAAACTAAGTGACTGCTGTCGTGAAATGAAAATTCAGCTCAATCATCATGAAGCTTTATCAGACGCAAGGGCTTGTGCAAAGTTGTACATGTTACGTTAAATAAATTTTATTTGTAAGAATATTTTTAAATTTTTATTATTTTTAGATTTTGTAAAACAGTATAAAATCTAAAAATGAAAGAAGACTTTCTTCATTATCTCTGGAAATTCAAGAAGTTTAATACTTTGAATTTGAAAAGTGCTCAAGGCGAATTAATTACTATTCTAAAGTCAGGTGATTATTTGGAGCTTTCGGGGCCTGATTTTTTTAACGCTCACATAGAAATTGGAAATCAAAAATGGGCAGGCAATGTCGAAATTCATTTAAAATCTTCAGATTGGTATCTTCACAATCATGAAAAAGATCCTGCTTATCAAAATGTAATTCTCCATGTCGTTTGGGAAAATGATACAGCTATTTTCAGAGAAGATAATACAGAGATTCCGGTTTTAGTTCTCAAAGATTTTGTTGACAAAGAAGTGCTTGCTAATTATACGGCGTTGGTCTCTCCTAAAACTTGGATTTCATGTGAAAAACAAATTAAAGACATTGACAATTTTGTTTTTAAAAGCTGGCAGGAAAGGTTGTTTTTTGAACGTTTAGAGCGTAAATCAAAATTTATTTATGAATTATTGGAAGAAACAAATCAAGACTGGGAAGCGGTTTTGTTTTTTCTTTTGGCAAAGAATTTTGGTTTAAATACAAATGGAGTTTCTTTTCTTCAAATTGCTAAATCAATTCCGTTTTCTATTATCAGAAAAGAAAGTTTTGAAAACGAAAATCTGGAAGCATTATTTTTCGGAACTGCTGGTTTACTTAATTCAGAGAAAGAAGATGTCTATTTTAAAGATTTAAAATTCAGGTATTTTTATTTGTTGAATAAGTACCAATTGGAAAGAACATTTGTGGAACCAGTACAATTTTTTAAATTACGTCCGGATAATTTTCCAACCATACGACTTTCTCAATTAGCAGGGCTTTATCATAAATATCAAAATTTATTTTCTAAGATAAATGAATTAAAGTCTCTTGAGAGCGTATATGATCTTTTTAATGTTTCGGCAAGTAATTATTGGCAGAACCATTATCAGTTTGATAAAGAAAGCCCAAAGAAAGCAAAGCCGCTTTCTAAGTCATTTTTAGATTTGATTGTAATAAATACAATTATCCCAATCCGTTTTGCTTATTCTGTAGGGCTAGGAGAGTCTGTTATAGAAGATTTAATTGATTTTATGAATGAGGTTCAATCTGAGAAAAATACAATAATAGATAAGTTTATTTCTTTTGGAATAAAGCCAAAAAATGCATTTGAAAGTCAAACCTTGTTAGAACTTAAAAATGAATATTGTAATCAAAAAGCTTGTTTGAAATGTACGATAGGAGTAGCGCTTTTGAAAAATAATTAGATAATAGATTAATTAGAAAATTAGGTAATTGTAAAATCAGTACTTTTGTAATCTAAAGTCTGAAATCTAAAATTTAATTATGTCAGCAATTTTAAAACTTAAATTCTTTTTTGAAAAATATGGTTTTCATGTTTCTTCAAGGCTAGCAGATAAACTCGGAATGCGTGTAACAAGTGTTAGATTGTTTTTTATCTACATTTCTTTTGTTACGGCAGGTTTAGGATTTGGAGTTTACCTGACACTGGCATTTTGGATAAGATTGAAAGATTTAATCCGTTCAAAAAGAACATCAGTATTTGATTTATAAAAAAAAGCTCCAAAGTTTAATTTGGAGCTTTTTTTATAACTAGAATTGAAATTTATTCAACATCCGCATCGGTATTATTAAGTCTAGATCTTTTCTTGCTATATCCAAAGTATACAATTATACCAAGAATAAGCCATCCAAAAGATAATAGCTGTGCATCTTTACTTAAATTAAAAATTAAATAAGAGTTGATTGCAATTCCTAATACCGCAATAACTGGTAAAGCAGGAACTTTAAATGTTCTGGTTAATCCAGGTTGTTTTACTCTTAAAATCCAAACAGCGATACAAACCATTGTAAAGGCAAACAAAGTACCAAAACTTGTCATATCTGCCAATTTGTTGATTGGAGTAAAAGCAGCAACAGTTGCGATAATAATACCAAGAATCATTAAGTTCGTTTTGGGAGTTCCGGAAATAGGGTTTACTTTAGAGAAAACTTGTGGAATCAAACCATCTTTAGACATTCCAAGGAAAATTCTGGATTGTCCCATAATCATTACCATTAATACAGAAACTAAACCAATAGTAGCAGCAACTGTAATAATAAATCCTGCCCAACCTTGTCCGGCAATATCAAATGCATAAGCAACAGGAGCTTTAATAGCTTCAGGGTATTTTCCTAGTGGGTTAAAGTCTTGGTAATTCATCATTCCTGTTAATACTAAAGAAACAAGAATATATAAAGTAGTACAGATTAATAAAGAAGCAATGATCGCAAAAGGAACATCTTTTTTAGGATTAATAGCTTCTCCCGCTTGTGTAGAAACAGCATCAAAACCAACATAAGCAAAGAAAATAGCTGCAGCTCCAGAGATAACACCTCCTATTCCGTAAGCATTGTGAGTAGTTTCTTTTTCAATAATCTGAGTTGCTTCAGGAATAAATGGGCTCCAGTTTGCTGTGTTAATGAAGAAAAGACCAGCAATAATTACGAAAATAACTGCAGATACTTTAAGAATTACAATTGCGTTATTTGCTTTAGCAGCGCTTTTTGTTCCTTTAATAAGTAATGAAATAACTAAAAGAACGATCAGGAAAGCGGGAAGATTCATAGAGAAACCTTCTCCAGTATAACTTGCAGGATCTGTTGTAAGCCAATCAGGAAGTTTGATATGAAATAATTTGAGCAATTTATTAAAGTACCCGGACCAGGAAACTGCTACAGTCATTGATCCCATTGCATATTCGAGAATTAGTCCCCATCCAATAATCCAGGCAAAAACTTCTCCAATCGTACCGTAAGCATATGCGTAAGCAGATCCTTCAACAGGTAAAATAGAGGCAAATTCAGAATAGCAAAGTGCCGCAAAAACACAAGCAATACCTGCGATAATAAACGAAATTGCTAATGCCGGACCTGCATGATAATAAGCCCCTGTACCAGTAAGTACAAAAATTCCTCCACCGATAATGGCACCAACACCAATGGCAGTAAGACTCCATTTTCCAAGGACTCTCTTTAAATCACTTTTTTTCATATCGGCCTCAAAAGCTGATATAGGTTTAACTCTCCAAATTGACATACTATTTTATTGGTTTATTTGTTATTAAGTGCCAAATGTATTGTTTTTTATAAAAAATAAAAACAATTATCATGTTTTAAGTTATAAAATATTCATTTTTTTTACAGGACTCTCAAGAAAAAATCTTTAAGTATTGATATTCATTAAATTAATTGAGGTTTTGTGAAATATTTAATAATTTTTTGAAAACTACTTTTCTTACTAATTTTATTGATAAATTTGAAGGTTTTTTCTTTCTTTTAGTATAGATAATAAATTAGAACATCTTTTTGGGTTATGAATTTTAGTTATTTAAAGAAGTATTTGTATTTTACAAAGTATCAAAGAACAGGAATTTTTATGCTGTTCATAATTATAATAATTTTACAGTCTATTTATCTGTTTTCTGATTTTTCAATTACTAAAATAAAAAGTCCTGATGCAGAAAAATGGCTTGCTCTTCAATCGGAAATAGATAACGAAAAAAACTTAGAGAGAAAAAGTAAACCGGTTAATTATCTTTTTAATCCAAATTTTATTTCAGATTATAAAGGTTATAAGCTTGGAATGTCTGTTGAGGAGATTGATAGGCTTTTTGCATTTCGCAAACAGAATAAATATGTAAACTCTGCAATGGAGTTTCAGAAGGTGACCGGAATTTCAGATTCGTTGCTAGATAAAATGGCTCCCCTATTTAAATTTCCGGATTGGGTTCAGCATAATACGAAGCCTGACTTTCAGAAAAATGATTACATTAAAAAGGAGTTTCATAAAAAAGAAAAAATAGAAATAACAGATATAAATCAGGCGACTCAGGAAGATTTAATTAAGATTTACGGAATAGGAGAAGGTTTGTCAACTCGAATATTGAAGCAAAAAGAAATTTTGGGATGTTTTGTTTCAATGGATCAAATGGAGGATGTGTGGGGGCTTTCGCTCGAAGTAATAAATGAATTAAAGACTCATTTTAAAGTAGTAATTCCTGCAACATTAAAAAGAATAAATGTAAATGAGGCTTCATTAAAAGAATTATCTCAGTTCCCTTACTTTAAATATGCACTCGCAAAACAAATCGTAACATATAGAAGTATGAATGGAGATTTTAAAAATATTGAGGATTTAGCAAAAATTAAAGATTTTCCTGTTGAAAAAGCAAAAATAATTAGTTTATATTTGGAGTACTAAAAAGAAAGCAACTAATGAATTTTGAATATAACGAAACACAGTTAATGATTGCGCAATCTATAAAAGATTTTGCAGAGAAAAATATAAGACCCTATATAATGGAGTGGGATGAGTCGCAAATTTTTCCAGTTCCTTTATTTAAGAAATTGGGTGAAATGGGATTTATGGGGGTTTTAGTTCCTGAAGAATATGGAGGTTCTGGTTTAGGTTATCATGAATATGTTACTATAATTGAAGAAATTTCAAAAGTAGATCCGTCAATTGGGTTGTCGGTTGCGGCACATAATTCTTTATGTACAAATCATATTTTAACCTTTGGAAACGAAGAACAAAAGAAAAAGTGGCTTCCTAAACTGGCAACAGCAGAATATATTGGTGCCTGGGGTTTGACAGAACACAACACAGGTTCTGATGCGGGCGGAATGAATACCACTGCCGTAAAAGATGGCGATTATTGGGTAGTAAACGGAGCAAAAAATTTTATAACTCATGCAATTTCCGGAGATATCGCAGTTGTTGTGGTACGTACCGGTGAAAAAGGAGATTCTAAAGGAATGACTGCTTTTATTTTTGAAAAAGGAATGAAGGGTTTTTCATCAGGAAAAAAAGAGAATAAATTAGGAATGCGTGCCAGTGAAACTGCCGAATTGGTTTTTGATAATTGC is a window of Flavobacterium crocinum DNA encoding:
- a CDS encoding ComEA family DNA-binding protein, which produces MLFIIIIILQSIYLFSDFSITKIKSPDAEKWLALQSEIDNEKNLERKSKPVNYLFNPNFISDYKGYKLGMSVEEIDRLFAFRKQNKYVNSAMEFQKVTGISDSLLDKMAPLFKFPDWVQHNTKPDFQKNDYIKKEFHKKEKIEITDINQATQEDLIKIYGIGEGLSTRILKQKEILGCFVSMDQMEDVWGLSLEVINELKTHFKVVIPATLKRINVNEASLKELSQFPYFKYALAKQIVTYRSMNGDFKNIEDLAKIKDFPVEKAKIISLYLEY
- a CDS encoding APC family permease: MSIWRVKPISAFEADMKKSDLKRVLGKWSLTAIGVGAIIGGGIFVLTGTGAYYHAGPALAISFIIAGIACVFAALCYSEFASILPVEGSAYAYAYGTIGEVFAWIIGWGLILEYAMGSMTVAVSWSGYFNKLLKLFHIKLPDWLTTDPASYTGEGFSMNLPAFLIVLLVISLLIKGTKSAAKANNAIVILKVSAVIFVIIAGLFFINTANWSPFIPEATQIIEKETTHNAYGIGGVISGAAAIFFAYVGFDAVSTQAGEAINPKKDVPFAIIASLLICTTLYILVSLVLTGMMNYQDFNPLGKYPEAIKAPVAYAFDIAGQGWAGFIITVAATIGLVSVLMVMIMGQSRIFLGMSKDGLIPQVFSKVNPISGTPKTNLMILGIIIATVAAFTPINKLADMTSFGTLFAFTMVCIAVWILRVKQPGLTRTFKVPALPVIAVLGIAINSYLIFNLSKDAQLLSFGWLILGIIVYFGYSKKRSRLNNTDADVE
- a CDS encoding acyl-CoA dehydrogenase family protein; amino-acid sequence: MNFEYNETQLMIAQSIKDFAEKNIRPYIMEWDESQIFPVPLFKKLGEMGFMGVLVPEEYGGSGLGYHEYVTIIEEISKVDPSIGLSVAAHNSLCTNHILTFGNEEQKKKWLPKLATAEYIGAWGLTEHNTGSDAGGMNTTAVKDGDYWVVNGAKNFITHAISGDIAVVVVRTGEKGDSKGMTAFIFEKGMKGFSSGKKENKLGMRASETAELVFDNCRVPDQNRLGEVGQGFIQAMKILDGGRISIGALSLGISKGAYEAALKYSKERHQFGQPISNFQGISFKLADMATEIEASELLLHKAAFLKQQHREVTTLGAMAKMYASEACVKIANDAVQIHGGYGYTKDFPVEKFYRDSKLCTIGEGTTEIQKVVISRNLLKE